The window GTAGTCGAAGAAGCTATCGAGCAGCAGGCGGACGGTGGCCCCGCGGCGGGCGGCGGCGATCAGCGCCTCGAGACGCACATTCGGGTCTGATTGCACCGTGGCATTGGCGCCGCCCCAAAACGTATGCTCGTACAGTTGTTGGGCGTAGATGACATCGCCGGCCTGGGCGCGGGCGAGGAGGTCGAGCAGGGGGCCAGGCGTCAGGCTGGCCTCGGGGGCGGTGAAGAGCTGGGCCTGGCTGAGGTCGGTGAGGGTGATCGGCGCCGGCTGGCGGACGACATAGCCGGTCTGGTTGCCCGGTGTGGGCGGAGAGTAGCCGGGCGGGGGCGCGCCATAGGTGGGATGGTCGGGCTGCCAGGCAAAGATGTCGGAGTGGGCGGGGTCGTTGTCGGCCTGAAAGATGGCTTCGGCGCCAGCGGCGAGCACGGAATCGGCCAGGATGATGGCGTAGCCGCGGCGTCCCCAGGTCTCGCCGTCGGCGGCATCGGGCGGGAAGCTGTCGGGATTGAGGTTCTCAGTGCTGACGAACAGGGTCTGGCCGTCGATGATGGCGAACTTGGCGTGCATGTAGGCATAGCGGTCGTGCGCGGCGCCGACATCGTTGACCATGAAGCGTACGACGCCGCCGGCCGCGGTGATCTGCCCAGCGGCCCACCGTTCGGCGTCCTCCAATCCGCCCGTTGGGCCGCCCTCCAACAGCAAGCTGACCTCGACGCCAGCCGCGGCGCGCTCGGCCAGGATGCGGGCCAGGCCGGGATGTCGCAGCTCGTAGACTTGCAGATGGATGCTGGTCTGAGCCGAGGCCAGCAGCTCGGCCACGGCGTCGTAGGTGTTGTCGGGCGCGACCAGGAGCCGGGCCGGCGGCGGCTGCGACCAGCGGGCCGTGGCGGGCCGGATGAAAGCAAACAAGTCCCAGCCAGGGTAGGCCGCCCGGCGTCCGCGGGCCGGGTCGGGGTTGCCCTGCGCCCAGTCGGTAGCCGCGCCGTGGTTGGGAAGGGCCAGCGAGGTGACCGGGTCGAAAAGACGGTAGAAGACTTGTCCCTCGCGGCCAAAGCGGGGGTTGGCCTGGTAGTAGGGGAGGGCGGGGCCTGTCCAGCCAGGCAGGGCGGCGGTGCTGGCAGCGAAGGGGATGGCGTCGATGGTGGCGCCATCCGGCGCCAGCAGTTCCACCTCGTCGCCGGCATTGTTCAGGTTCGGCGCCCGGCCGTTGGCATTGGGGATGGCTGGGTCGCTGTCGGCCTCGTATTCGCAATCCGGGGCGAAACCCCAGCCGGCGCGGAAGGCGACGGCTGTGCGCGCACACCAGATCAGCCCGCCGGCCGGCAGGGTGAGGGCCGGCAGTGTCACCGTCCCCTCGCCATCGCTCAGCTGCCAGCCCGCCAGCCAGACCGGATTCCGCCCCTGGTTCTGGATGGCCACGGCTTCGTCGAGGTCGTTGGCGGCCAGGCCATCGGGGACGAAGGCGAAGATGAGCGCCCGCGGCGCCGAGGAAATGTAGGCGACGTGCGCCTGCACAGGCAGGAAAATGGTTGCTGCCGGTAGCTCGCCAGGGGCGGCCCGCAGGCGGCCGGCCTGGCCGGCGAGAACAAAGATCAGCGCCAGGATGAGCCGCAGCCCGGCGGTGCGAGTGTTCATCCCCCGCTCTCCCGGTCAAAGATGGCCCACAGGCGAGGGATCTGCTCGGCCAGGGCGCCGGCATCGGTCAGGGCTTGCCACAGCGGGCCGGCGCCGCCGCATTCGACGGCGATGATCTGCGGCTGGCCCCATCTTCCTTGCCGGATCTCCGCCGCCGCCCATGCCATCACCGGCCAATCGGCCTCGGTCAGCGGCAGGTGGTCGAGCCAGCGACCCTGGTGGCGGGCGATGCGCGCCTCATCGACGCCGTTGGCCCGCATCCGCTCCTCCCAGGGGCTGCCAAAAGGCTGGAGGCCGGTGAGGTGGATCTCGCGCGTGCTTCCGGTCGGCAGCCGGGCAAGGTACTCGCTTTCGTCCATGCCCAGGCGCCGCGCCGCCAGCCGGGCGTGAGAAAGGTCGAGGAGGAAGCCGCAGCCGGTGTTTGCGACCACGTCGGCGATGACTTCGGGCAGGATGCCGGCGGCGATGGCTTTGTTGTTGTTGCCGTGGTTGTTCTCGACGATGACCCGCTCGGCCCCGAACTGGGCCACGGCCGCCATCACATCGCGGCAATAGGCGGCGGTCACGATGGCGGCGTCATCGCGGCTGGTCGAGGCGAAGGGGATGGCGGGGTGCTGGCTGGCGGTGGCTTCGAGATGGAGGTTGACGAAGCCGGTGGCGGTCGTCTGCAGCCAGCGTTCGATCTCACCCCAATCGGCGGGTTGTTTGTCGCCATTGACCATCACCAGGCCGCGCCCTCCCCCTGCCTGTAGCCCAAAATGGACATAGACCGGGCGGACGGCCTGGGCTGCCGCCGTTATCTCGGTCCAGGGCGGGCACTTGAACAGGTCGATGTCGATCTGGCCAGCCCGAACCAGCTCGGCGGCCTGGGGCGAGTAGTTGAGGGCGAACTGCATTTTGTGATCCGCGAAGGGCGCGAAGGGGGCGAAGGGAGGTGAGGGGAGGTCAGGGGAGGTCAGGGGGAGGCGGCGATCGCTTTGTGGTAGATGATGAGCCGTTCTTGTTTCGTCCCGATTGGCTGGCGGAGGGCCTGCCCGGTGGCTGCGAAGCCTTGTCCCGACCAGAATCGCACGTTCTCACGGTCGCTGACGAGCAAGGCCAGCCGCATCTCGTGCCCGAGCTGGGTGAGGCGCAGCCACTCTTCGAGGATGCGAAGCGACCACTCTCGCAGTTCGTGGCGGGGGGCAGGCGGGGCGTCGGCCAGGATCAAGGCCCCAAACCAGATCACGCCCGGTTCTGGGTGGTCGAGACGGAGGTCGAAACACCCCACCATCTGCTCTCGCTGCCAGTAGATGCCCAACAGGACCCGTTCGCCACCGGCAAGGACGTTCTGGTAGTCGAGCGCGGCCTGGTCGGGGCGGGCGGCCGCGCCGCTGTGCCGCATGAAGTAGTCGCGGCTGGACTCGTACAACGCCTGTAACTGCGGCAGGGCGTCGGCGTCGATCTGCCGCAGGGTGATCGGCGGCGCATCCATGCTAAGGCGCCTGTCGCCGGGGCAGCGTCTGCAGGGTCTGGCGTAGTTTGACGATGCTATCCGCCGGATAAAAGCCCTTGGGAACCGAGGCATTGGCGTAGACCAGACTGCGCCGGCCGAGGAGGACGCCGGGGTTGAGGACGCTGTTGCAGCCGGTTTGGGCGTCGTCGCCGAGGATGGCGCCAAGTTTGGTCAGGCCCGTGTCGTAAAGCTCGCCTTCGATGGCAAGCTGAAGGGTCGGGCGCTTGCCGGTGGCCGGGTCCTTGGCGCTGACGAGGGTCAGGTTGGAGAGTTTGGTGCCGGCGCCCAGGTTGACGCGGCGGCCCAGGATGCTGTCGCCCACGTAGGCAAAGTGGGGGGCGTGGGCGCCGGGCAAGAAGATGGCGTTCTTGACTTCGCTGGCGTGGCCGACCACGCAGCCGTCGCCGAGGATGACACCGCCGCGCACATAGGCGCCGTGACGGATCTCGCAGTTGGCGCCGATGAGGGTGGGGCCGGCGATGTAGGCGCCCGGCTCGACCACCGAACCGGGGCCGATGACGATGTCGCCGGGGCCGAGGTGGGCGCCGGGCAGGATCTCGCCTTCGTTGTCCAGGCCACGCCCGCCGAGTCGCTGCCAGAGGTAGGCGTCGATGCCGGCGAGCGCCTGCCAGACGAACTCGCAGCCGGCGAAGAGGGCGGCGTGGGGGAAGGGGTCGAGGTCGAAGAAGGCGGCAGGGGAGAGGTCGATTGACATGGCAGGGGCGGTGTGGTCAGGCGGCGGCCAATTCCAGGACGGCCAGGGTCTCGGCGGCGGTCTTGGCCCAGGAAAAGCGGGTCAGGTTGGCGCGGCCGTTGGCGATGAGGCCAGCGCGGAGCTCGGGTTCGGTGAGGACGCGGGTCAGGGCGGCGGCCAGGGCTGAGACGTCGAGGGGGTCGAAGTAGAGGGCGCCGTCGCCGGCGACTTCGGGCAGGGACGAGGCGGCGGCACAGACGAGTGGGGTGTCGCAGGCTTGCGCTTCCAGGGCCGGAAATCCGAAGCCCTCGCATAGTGAGGGGAAGGCATAGCAGGCGGCGGCGGCATAGAGGGCGGGGATGTCGTGGACGCGGGCGAAACCGGTAAAGCGGACGAACGGCTCGATGCCGTAGGCGGCCGGCATTTCGTATAGTGATTGACTATCGAAGCCGGGGCTGCCGGCCAGAACCAGGTAGAGAGGACGGTCGGGCAAACGTTGCCGCACGAGGGCGAAGGCTTCGATCAGCCGGGCCAGATTCTTGCGCGGTTGCAGGGTGCCGATGTGGAGGATGTACTCGGCGCCATCGGGTAGGCCGTAGCTGCCCAGGGCGCGGGCGATGCGAGCCGGGTCGCGTTCGGGCTTCAGGCTGGGGTCGGGGGCCAGGTGGACGACGTGAATGCGGTCGGGGTCGGCGCCGTACAGACGGACGAGGTCCTCTTTCGTGGCCTGTGAATCGGCGATGATGCGGCTGGCGATGCGGGCGTGGCGGCGGGTACTCCAGCGCAGATAGGCCCGCTGGCGCCAGGGATGGGCGGCGGGGAAGTGTTCGTAGCCCAGGTCGTGGACGGTGACGACGGTGGGGAGGCGTCTGGCATCGGGGCCGCTGACCGGCAGGACGTGGGCGGGGACGAAGAGGACGTCGGGCGGGTGGCGGCGGAGATAGGGGCCGAGGTGGGCGTGCGTCCACAAGCGCCGGCCGGGGACGACGGTGAAGCGCGCCTGTTTGTGAAAGAGGTCGCGGTTGGCCGGTGGCGATGGCACGTACAGGCGGATGTCATGGCCGCTCTCGAGGGCGAGGAGGGCATTGATCAGTTCCAGGCTATAGCGTTCGGTGCCGGTGCGCTTGGCGCGCAGGGCGCGGGAGGCGTCGAGACCGATGATCATAGCATCTGAACCGTGGTCGCGGGCTGTTCCACCGTGTCCAACGGCGCGTTGTAGTCGCATTGGGCGCACTTGACGCGCTTGCCGGCTTTGGTGAGGATGCTGTTACAGCGCGGGCAGCGGGCGTCGATCGGCTCGTTCCAGGTCACGAAGTCGCACTTGGGCCAGTTGTCGCAGCCATAGAAGACCTTGCCTTTGCGGCTGCGCTTTTGGACGATGGCGCCGCCATCTTTG of the Caldilineales bacterium genome contains:
- a CDS encoding DUF692 family protein — protein: MQFALNYSPQAAELVRAGQIDIDLFKCPPWTEITAAAQAVRPVYVHFGLQAGGGRGLVMVNGDKQPADWGEIERWLQTTATGFVNLHLEATASQHPAIPFASTSRDDAAIVTAAYCRDVMAAVAQFGAERVIVENNHGNNNKAIAAGILPEVIADVVANTGCGFLLDLSHARLAARRLGMDESEYLARLPTGSTREIHLTGLQPFGSPWEERMRANGVDEARIARHQGRWLDHLPLTEADWPVMAWAAAEIRQGRWGQPQIIAVECGGAGPLWQALTDAGALAEQIPRLWAIFDRESGG
- a CDS encoding glycosyltransferase family 4 protein, whose protein sequence is MIIGLDASRALRAKRTGTERYSLELINALLALESGHDIRLYVPSPPANRDLFHKQARFTVVPGRRLWTHAHLGPYLRRHPPDVLFVPAHVLPVSGPDARRLPTVVTVHDLGYEHFPAAHPWRQRAYLRWSTRRHARIASRIIADSQATKEDLVRLYGADPDRIHVVHLAPDPSLKPERDPARIARALGSYGLPDGAEYILHIGTLQPRKNLARLIEAFALVRQRLPDRPLYLVLAGSPGFDSQSLYEMPAAYGIEPFVRFTGFARVHDIPALYAAAACYAFPSLCEGFGFPALEAQACDTPLVCAAASSLPEVAGDGALYFDPLDVSALAAALTRVLTEPELRAGLIANGRANLTRFSWAKTAAETLAVLELAAA